In Podarcis muralis chromosome 14, rPodMur119.hap1.1, whole genome shotgun sequence, one genomic interval encodes:
- the CTXND1 gene encoding cortexin domain-containing 1 protein, with amino-acid sequence MEGPTPEPVFVDVDKGLTLACFVFLCLFLIVMIIRCAKVIMDPYSAIPTSTWEEQHLDD; translated from the coding sequence ATGGAAGGACCAACACCCGAACCCGTCTTTGTCGACGTGGACAAAGGACTAACGCTAGCATGCTTCGTCTTCCTTTGCCTCTTCCTGATCGTCATGATTATCCGCTGCGCGAAAGTCATCATGGACCCTTACAGCGCCATCCCGACGTCTACATGGGAGGAACAGCACCTGGATGACtga